Below is a genomic region from Spongiibacter nanhainus.
GCCAGAGGCAGTGCCAGTAATGGTCTGCCCCACCGCGCAGCCAATCCAACGCAGGCCGTAGTCGAAGCTCAGCAGTGTTTGCGGTTTGCTATTCACAGGTGTCAGGCGTGACCGCTGTCGGAGCCGAGTTGGGCAAAGCTAATGCCCAGGCTCGATAGGGCGGCGTCCAGGCGCTGATCGGCCGGGGTGTCAAAAATCACCTGTTGGCTGGCGGGGAGGGTGAGCCAAGTGTTGTCCTGCAGCTCTTGCTCCAGCTGCCCCGGGCCCCAGCCGGCATAGCCCAGGGCAATCAGGTTGTGGCTCGGGCCCTGCTGGTGGGCTATGGCGTCGAGAATGTCCAGGGAGGTGGTCAGTGCGATGTCTCTGCTTACCTCTATGCTGGACTCCCAGTGCCGCTGGTCCCGGCGGTGGAGGACAAACCCCCGGTCGGTGTGCACTGGACCACCGGCAAAGACCGGCTCGGCATGGGGGGCGCAGTCGTCGTACTCCAGCTGCTCGAGAATTTCGTCCACCTGCATGTCCAGTGGGCGGTTGATGATAATGCCCATCGCGCCTTCCGGGTTGTGCTCGCACAGGTAGATCAGGCTGTGGGCAAAAATGCCCTCGCACAAGCTGGGCAGGGCAACCAGAAAATGATCTTGCAGGGATTGGAAGTCGTTTGTGTCCATGGGGCCGAGCTGTGGGCAGATGGCTGATGATTTAAGTATGGGGGAGTTTGCCGCAACTTCAAGTCGCGAGGCTCGCCTGGGCTCTGTGGTACTGGCCTCGGGCGCCGGCCGCTGCTGGTGCTAGCGCGCTTCCAGGCCGCCCCGGTCGAACCGCCAGGTGCGGACAATACCCAGCCGGTTCTTACCGTCCAGCACCTCGGCGGGAACGGCCTCATAGGGTGCGGCCAGTCGCACAATGCGGTGGGCGGCGCGGTCCAGAATGGTATGCCCGGAGCCACTGAGGATGCGCACCTCGTCAATGCGACCATCGGGAAAGAGCATCAGCAGCAGGCGCAGCTCCCCTTCCAGGCCTTGGCGACGGGCCTCGTCGGGGTAGTTGGCATTGCCCACCGCCTCAACATGGCTTTCCCAGCGATGCAGGTAGCGGGCGTCCGGCGAGCCCCGGGTGGCTACCGAGGTGATGAACTTGGGGCGGGGCAGTTTGGCGTAGGCCTGGTTGAGGTCGTCCAGCTGCGCTTCCAGAGCGGCGATATCCTCGCTGAGCTGGGTGCGGTCGTCCTCGCCCTGAAAACGCTCTTTTTGGCTGGCGGTATCGGGGGCGTCACTGATTTTGCTGGGCACTCGGCGCGGGCTCTCTCCCACTGTAGTGAGCAGTGCGTCTTGCTGGGTCGGGGCATCCTTGGCCAGCTTTAAGATGTCGCTATCCGGCACGGCATTGTCGTGAAAAGCACTCTGCTGACGACTGCTAAGTTCGGCTTTGTCGCCCTGCGTACCGCTGCCCTGCTGGTCGTGCTGGGCAATAAAGTCGGCCTGGTCCGGCGCCTGCTGGCTGCGATAGCGGGCCAGGGTGACTTCCAGGCTGGGGAGGCGGGCGTCCACGCTGCCGGCGGTAAAGCTGATGCCGAGAATCACCGCCAAATGCATCAAAGTGGCAAAGCAGATGATAAAGCCGAGCCGCTCCGGTGCGTGGATATCGCGGTCGAATTGGTGTTCGGCACTGCTCATGGATAAGCGACTATTTCTGCTTCAGCTTGGCGGCGATACAGTCCATCAGTTGACCACCGATGTCGGTGCCGCACTGATCATCGATTTCCCGAATACAGGTGGGGCTGGTGACGTTGATCTCGGTCAGCGAGTCACCAATGATGTCCAGGCCCACAAACAGCAAGCCCTTTTCCCGGGCCACCGGCGCGACTTGCTCGGCAATCCAGCGATCGCGATCGCTCAGCGGCTGGGCGCGGCCGGTACCGCCGGCCGCCAGGTTGCCCCGGGCTTCGCCGTCGGCGGGGATGCGGGCCAGGCAGTAGGGCACGGGCTCGCCATCGATCAGCAAAACGCGCTTATCGCCCTGACGGATGGCGGGGAGGTAAGTCTGGGCCATGATGGTGGTGTTGCCGTGCTCAGTGAGAATCTCGATGATCACACCGACATTGGGGTCGTCCGCCTTGACGTGAAACACCGAGCTGCCGCCCATACCATCCAGGGGCTTCATGACCACATCGCCGTGCTGGCGGTGGAACTCCCGCAGGCTTTTGGCATCTCTGCTGACCAGGTGGGTGGGGCCGCACTGGGGAAACTGCAGGGCAAAGAGTTTTTCGTTGCAGTCCCGCAGGCTTTGCGGACGATTGACCACCCAGGCGCCCTGGCGATCGGCCATTTCCAGCAAGTGGGTGGTGTAGAGAAATTCTTTATCAAAGGGTGGGTCTTTGCGCATCAGGATGACATCCAGGTCACCCATGCGGATGTCTTCGGATGCGCCCAGCTCGTAGAAGTGTTGTGGGTCGCGAAATACCTGTAAGCGCTGAGTGTGGGCCCTGGCTTCGCCACCGCTAATGTACATGTCGGCGGGCGTCATGTAGTAGATGTCCCAGTTGCGCTGGTCCGCCGCCCAAAGCATGGCCAGAGTGGAGTCTTTCTTGTAGGTGATCCCCTCAATGGGGTCCATTACGACGCCGAGGCGCTGAGTCATGGTTGTACCTTTTTGTCTCGATTGCGGTAGAAATCACTGCCCCGGACTGGAAGCATTCAGGCTGGGGCGTTAAACATAGCGCTTTGCCGCAGCCGCCGCAATTTAATCGGAGTTGCTGCGGAGCTATGGAACATCGGCCCGTTACGTGTTAAACATTTGGGGCTTGATTATACGGCAGTGCGGGAATGCACAATAAAACGCCTGCGCTTGTTCGCCCGACATTGGAAGGTTGGAGCGCTAACGGCAACCGTCCATACAAGGTTCACAATTTTATGGAAGTCAATTTTTCAGATTTGAAGGTCATGGTCATCGATGACAGCAAGACGATTCGGCGCACCACCGAAACGCTGTTGGCCAAAGAAGGCTGCACGGTGATCACGGCGATCGACGGTTTTGATGCGCTGGCAAAGATTGCCGACAGCAAGCCCGATATTATTTTTGTCGACATCATGATGCCGCGTTTGGATGGTTATCAGACCTGTGCATTGATCAAGAATAATAGCGAGTTTAAAAAGACACCGGTGATTATGTTGTCCAGCAAGGACGGCTTGTTCGACAAGGCCAAAGGCCGTATCGTTGGGTCGGACCAGTATCTAACCAAGCCTTTCAGCAAACACGAATTGCTGGAGGCTATTCAAACCCACGTAACCAGCTCGCCAGCATAATGCTGTAGCTGGCTTGTGGTCGGCCACTGCACCCCTTGGCTGAGTGGCCGGGTAAGTTGTCGTCGACAAGTAGTACGAAGGGCTCCGTAGAGAGCTTGCGATAAAACAGTATTATTAAAATTGGGGCGCCGTAACGGGAGCGTGTATCTCTCAATGGGCACCGTACTTGGAGTGAGAGAATGCCGAGGGTATTGATAGTCGACGATTCGCCGACTGAAGTTTTAAAGTTGTCACAGATTTTGAGCAAAAGTGGGTACGATGTGCTCACTGCCGACAGTGGCGAGAAAGGGGTCGAGATGGTGCGGCAGGAATCGCCAGATGTGATTCTGATGGATGTCGTCATGCCTGGCCTCAACGGTTTTCAGGCGACTCGTCAACTGAGCCGGGACCCGGAAACCAGCAATATCCCCATCATTATTGTTACCACTAAAGATCAGGAAACCGACCGCCTTTGGGGGCAGCGCCAGGGCGCCAAGGGTTATCTCACCAAACCGGTTGATGGCAAAGAGCTGGTGAAGACCATTCAATCGGTTCTCGGTTAGCAGGTGCGTCCATGACGGAGGCTCTGCACCCCTTTCACTACCTTCTCGACTTGTCTGCCCGAGCTCGGGAGGCCAACGCATTGCTTCCCGTTGCGGATACCGACGCGGCGCAGAGCTGGAATGGCGTCGGTTTTCGCTTGGGCGACCATTACTGTGTAGCGCCTATCGGCGATATTGCCGAGGTGCTGGTAGAGCCGCCGGTGACGCGCCTGCCGGGTGTGAAGAGCTGGATCAAGGGCGTCGCCAATGTCCGGGGCCGTTTGCTGCCGCTGATGGATTTGACCGCCTTCTTCAATTTCGACAGCGCCCAGGGGCGGGTCAGTCGTCGCATATTGGTGGTGGAACACGGTGAAATCTACATCGGCATGATCGTCGATGAGGTACTCGGTCTGCAGTATTTTTCACCGGATGAGTTTTCTGCCGAGAGCGAAGGGGTCGATCCGGGTGTCGCGCGATTTGTACAGGGTTGTTACCAACAGGGTGATCGGCGTTGGGCGCTGTTTCGACCGCTGAACATGCTGGAAGATCAAGAATTTTTCAATGTCGCCGCGTAGTGAAGTGCCGGCGTGCTGACAACAGTTTTTTCACGTAATTAAAGCAATTAATTAAAAAAGGGAACGCTACCTTTTGAATGGGAGTGGGGTCGCATGAAATCTAATCAAGGGAGCGGGCGGGGCAGCCGCGCCACGAGTATTCTGGTTTTTCTGGTGCTGGTGGGCTTCGCAGGTGCCGCCTATAACACCTATGTCGTGGTGCGGGACGCCGGTTACGACCAGCGTTATCTGGAGCTGACCGGGGATATGAGGCTCTACGCACTGCAGCTTTCCAGTGCCGCGCAGGATATACCCAAAGGCGAGCCGGCAGCATTTGATGTGGTGTCTCGGGCGCGGCGCAATTTTTCCCAGGCCCGGCGTGAGTTTGTCGAAGGTGGCGATGGCCTGCCCTCAGCCGCAGAGCAGTTGGGGGGCGATGTAGCGCGTCTCAATACTGAGTGGTCCAAGGTGAATGCCGCGGCGGAAACCCTTGTCAATAACCGGGATATGGTTCTCAACTTGTTTAGGGTCGTGGCGGCCTTCAATACCACTGTGCCGGCCTTGCAGGCGCAGATGCAGGATGTTGTGGCTGGCTTGGTAGAGCGCGGTGAGGGGCCAAAAACCGTTGCCGCGGCCCAGCGACAGGTCCTGTTACTGGAGCAGATGATCCGGGGTGTGGTGGTGATGCTGGGCGGTGGCGAAGCCTCCCACCTGGCGGTCGAAAAATACATTGCCGATGCCACTGAATTCAGCGCGGTGCTGCAAGGCCTGCTTAAGGGCGACAGCGGTCGCGGCATATCCCGGGTCAGCCAGGGTGGTGCGAGAGCGGACATCGCCGATATTCAACAACAGTTTGAGGCTCTCAATAGCGAGATGAACGCCGTGTTTGCGGTGGCCCAAGAGCTTCATCAATCCGGAGAGGCGGCACAGACGATCAGTGACGCTGCGCCTGAAATCCTCCAGTTAGCCGGGGATCTGTCCGAGCGCATCGGCGACCTGAGTAATCAGCGAGTGCTGTCTCCCGCGACGGCGGTGGTTTTTGTTGCGCTGATCATTATTGCATTGGCCTTGCTGGGCATGGTCTCTTCCCGCAATGCCCAGCGGCGTTTGCAAGCAACATCGGACGCCAATGAGCGGAACCAGACGGCGATTCTGCGCCTACTGGACGAGCTGGCTGACCTGGCTGACGGTGATTTGACCACCTCGGCGACGGTCACAGAGGATTTTACCGGCGCCATTGCCGACTCGATCAACTACACCATCGACCAGTTGCGGGTATTGGTATCGCAGATCAACGAAACAGCGCAGGAAGTTTCCACCGCAGCGCAGGGCTCCCAGGCGACAGCATTGAATTTGGCAGAGGCCGCAGAGAGCCAGGCCAAGGAAATAGCCGGTGCGTCCGCGGCGATCTCAGAAATGGCGGTGACCATCGACCGGGTGTCCTCCAACGCCCGGGAATCGGCGGCGGTGGCCCAGCGCTCGGTGGCAATCGCCAACAACGGCGCCGAAGTGGTACAGAATACGATCTCCGGCATGGACAACATCCGCGAGCAGATTCAGGAAACCTCCAAGCGAATCAAGCGCCTGGGTGAGTCGACCCAGGAGATCGGTGACATTATCTCGCTGATTAACGACATTGCCGATCAAACCAATATCCTGGCCCTTAACGCCGCGATTCAGGCCTCGATGGCCGGGGATGCCGGCCGCGGCTTTGCGGTGGTTGCGGATGAGGTACAGCGTCTTGCAGAGCGTTCTTCCGGCGCCACCAAGCAGATCGAAACTCTGGTTAAGGCGATTCAGTCCGACACCAGTGAGGCCGTGGTATCCATGGAGCAAACCACCTCTGAAGTGGTGCGTGGTGCACGTCTGGCCCAGGACGCCGGTGCAGCGCTGACCGAAATTGAATCGGTCTCCAAAGAGCTGGCGGAGCTGATTGACAACATTTCTAACGTGGCGGCAGACCAGGCCAAATCCGCCGGACAAATTTCCTCCACCATGAAAGTTATTCAGGAAATTACCTCGCA
It encodes:
- the pilG gene encoding twitching motility response regulator PilG — encoded protein: MEVNFSDLKVMVIDDSKTIRRTTETLLAKEGCTVITAIDGFDALAKIADSKPDIIFVDIMMPRLDGYQTCALIKNNSEFKKTPVIMLSSKDGLFDKAKGRIVGSDQYLTKPFSKHELLEAIQTHVTSSPA
- a CDS encoding chemotaxis protein CheW; translated protein: MTEALHPFHYLLDLSARAREANALLPVADTDAAQSWNGVGFRLGDHYCVAPIGDIAEVLVEPPVTRLPGVKSWIKGVANVRGRLLPLMDLTAFFNFDSAQGRVSRRILVVEHGEIYIGMIVDEVLGLQYFSPDEFSAESEGVDPGVARFVQGCYQQGDRRWALFRPLNMLEDQEFFNVAA
- the pilH gene encoding twitching motility response regulator PilH; the encoded protein is MPRVLIVDDSPTEVLKLSQILSKSGYDVLTADSGEKGVEMVRQESPDVILMDVVMPGLNGFQATRQLSRDPETSNIPIIIVTTKDQETDRLWGQRQGAKGYLTKPVDGKELVKTIQSVLG
- a CDS encoding energy transducer TonB family protein is translated as MSSAEHQFDRDIHAPERLGFIICFATLMHLAVILGISFTAGSVDARLPSLEVTLARYRSQQAPDQADFIAQHDQQGSGTQGDKAELSSRQQSAFHDNAVPDSDILKLAKDAPTQQDALLTTVGESPRRVPSKISDAPDTASQKERFQGEDDRTQLSEDIAALEAQLDDLNQAYAKLPRPKFITSVATRGSPDARYLHRWESHVEAVGNANYPDEARRQGLEGELRLLLMLFPDGRIDEVRILSGSGHTILDRAAHRIVRLAAPYEAVPAEVLDGKNRLGIVRTWRFDRGGLEAR
- a CDS encoding methyl-accepting chemotaxis protein, with translation MKSNQGSGRGSRATSILVFLVLVGFAGAAYNTYVVVRDAGYDQRYLELTGDMRLYALQLSSAAQDIPKGEPAAFDVVSRARRNFSQARREFVEGGDGLPSAAEQLGGDVARLNTEWSKVNAAAETLVNNRDMVLNLFRVVAAFNTTVPALQAQMQDVVAGLVERGEGPKTVAAAQRQVLLLEQMIRGVVVMLGGGEASHLAVEKYIADATEFSAVLQGLLKGDSGRGISRVSQGGARADIADIQQQFEALNSEMNAVFAVAQELHQSGEAAQTISDAAPEILQLAGDLSERIGDLSNQRVLSPATAVVFVALIIIALALLGMVSSRNAQRRLQATSDANERNQTAILRLLDELADLADGDLTTSATVTEDFTGAIADSINYTIDQLRVLVSQINETAQEVSTAAQGSQATALNLAEAAESQAKEIAGASAAISEMAVTIDRVSSNARESAAVAQRSVAIANNGAEVVQNTISGMDNIREQIQETSKRIKRLGESTQEIGDIISLINDIADQTNILALNAAIQASMAGDAGRGFAVVADEVQRLAERSSGATKQIETLVKAIQSDTSEAVVSMEQTTSEVVRGARLAQDAGAALTEIESVSKELAELIDNISNVAADQAKSAGQISSTMKVIQEITSQTSAGTTDTARSIGELAEMTNDLRSSVAGFTLPERSD
- the gshB gene encoding glutathione synthase, whose translation is MTQRLGVVMDPIEGITYKKDSTLAMLWAADQRNWDIYYMTPADMYISGGEARAHTQRLQVFRDPQHFYELGASEDIRMGDLDVILMRKDPPFDKEFLYTTHLLEMADRQGAWVVNRPQSLRDCNEKLFALQFPQCGPTHLVSRDAKSLREFHRQHGDVVMKPLDGMGGSSVFHVKADDPNVGVIIEILTEHGNTTIMAQTYLPAIRQGDKRVLLIDGEPVPYCLARIPADGEARGNLAAGGTGRAQPLSDRDRWIAEQVAPVAREKGLLFVGLDIIGDSLTEINVTSPTCIREIDDQCGTDIGGQLMDCIAAKLKQK
- a CDS encoding YqgE/AlgH family protein yields the protein MDTNDFQSLQDHFLVALPSLCEGIFAHSLIYLCEHNPEGAMGIIINRPLDMQVDEILEQLEYDDCAPHAEPVFAGGPVHTDRGFVLHRRDQRHWESSIEVSRDIALTTSLDILDAIAHQQGPSHNLIALGYAGWGPGQLEQELQDNTWLTLPASQQVIFDTPADQRLDAALSSLGISFAQLGSDSGHA